From the Cryptomeria japonica chromosome 2, Sugi_1.0, whole genome shotgun sequence genome, one window contains:
- the LOC131071360 gene encoding hydroxyproline O-arabinosyltransferase 1, whose product MAFESLLYSLLLTLIVALITYNIVTTTSAVHQTPTHEDDLDSIIRKPSEERLFHTAVTATDSAYNKWQCRVMYYWHKKQSKRPGSDMGGFTRVLHSGRPDNLMDEIPTYVVDPLAQGKDHGYVVLNRPWAFVQWLSQADIKEKYILMAEPDHIIVKPIPNLAKGSLPAAFPFFYITPAKYENVIRKFFPEDKGPITKIDPIGNSPVIIKKESLEKIAPTWLNVSLAMKMDSEADQAFGWVLEMYGYAVASALHGVQHALRTDFMIQPPWDLEVAEKFIIHYTYGCDYDMKGKLTYGKIGEWRFDKRSFDRGAPPRNLPLPPPGVPESVVTLVKMVNEATSNIPNWKEGE is encoded by the exons ATGGCTTTTGAAAGCCTTCTGTATTCCTTGCTGCTGACTCTGATAGTAGCTCTAATCACATATAACATTGTGACAACTACCAGTGCTGTACATCAGACTCCAACCCACGAAGATGATTTAGATTCCATAATCAGGAAACCCAGTGAAGAGAGGCTCTTTCATACCGCAGTCACTGCAACAGACTCTGCCTACAATAAATGGCAATGCAGAGTCAtgtactattggcacaagaaaCAGAGCAAGAGGCCTGGATCAGACATGGGGGGGTTCACCAGAGTGCTTCATTCTGGAAGGCCTGATAACCTGATGGATGAGATCCCGACATATGTGGTGGACCCACTTGCTCAAGGAAAAGATCAC GGTTATGTTGTATTGAACAGACCATGGGCTTTTGTGCAGTGGCTCAGCCAGGCTGACATTAAAGAAAA GTACATATTGATGGCAGAGCCTGACCATATCATTGTCAAGCCAATTCCGAATTTGGCAAAAGGCTCTTTGCCAGCAGCCTTTCCTTTCTTTTACATAACTCCTGCAAAATATGAGAATGTCATTCGGAAGTTCTTCCCTGAAGACAAAGGTCCCATTACAAAGATTGATCCCATAGGAAACTCTCCTGTCATTATAAAAAAG GAATCTCTAGAGAAGATTGCACCTACGTGGTTAAATGTCTCATTGGCAATGAAGATGGATTCAGAGGCAGACCAAGCTTTTGGATGGGTTCTTGAGAT GTATGGTTATGCAGTTGCATCGGCGTTGCATGGGGTGCAACATGCCCTTCGAACAGATTTTATGATCCAG CCCCCTTGGGATCTGGAGGTTGCTGAGAAGTTCATCATCCATTATACTTATGGATGTGACTATGACATGAAg GGTAAATTGACATATGGAAAAATAGGGGAATGGAGGTTTGATAAAAGGTCATTTGATCGAGGTGCACCTCCAAGAAATTTGCCACTTCCACCACCAGGAGTTCCTGAAAGTGTG